From Neobacillus sp. PS2-9, the proteins below share one genomic window:
- a CDS encoding HupE/UreJ family protein — protein MSNYYKFYQRLNVRHLTLIVLAFSLITCLSFPTKSSAHAYSASYTQITIDKQKTEMVFSFDTLSILELFPKIDKNKNFVLEKSEIKANEHHLEELITEGLTLDKDNKEQTPTVKKMKIVKKENKEFLSTYISFPSVSPGETIVFNDGFYFHDTGTNYVDLISASIYGETSEAVIQGKERTWTILVNEVQQEQGQDQTAQPNTSQEQPQTKTPVEKSSTSSWLSFLKLGAMHILTGYDHLLFLLALLLRKQTFKQYAGIVTAFTIAHSITLSLATLGLVTVPSRFVEATIAFSICYVALENIFRKEIRHRWSITFLFGLIHGLGFATLLKEMAISKSHLAVALLNFNLGIEAVQLTLVLLLLPVLSILFKLKHSRKMVTYGSYAIVALGAIWLVERLVS, from the coding sequence GTGTCAAATTACTACAAATTTTACCAAAGGTTGAATGTCAGACATCTAACCTTGATAGTACTCGCTTTTTCACTTATCACCTGTCTCTCCTTCCCTACGAAATCATCCGCACATGCCTATAGTGCAAGTTATACACAAATAACAATCGACAAACAAAAGACAGAAATGGTCTTTTCGTTCGATACTTTATCCATACTAGAGCTATTTCCAAAAATTGATAAAAACAAAAACTTTGTCCTTGAGAAATCTGAAATCAAAGCGAACGAACATCACCTAGAAGAATTAATTACTGAGGGCCTCACACTCGATAAAGATAACAAAGAACAAACACCTACCGTCAAAAAAATGAAAATCGTAAAAAAAGAAAACAAAGAATTTCTTTCTACTTATATAAGTTTTCCTAGTGTTTCCCCTGGTGAAACGATTGTGTTTAATGATGGGTTTTATTTTCATGACACGGGGACCAATTATGTGGATTTGATTTCCGCTTCTATTTATGGTGAAACAAGCGAAGCGGTTATACAGGGGAAAGAACGTACGTGGACGATCCTCGTTAATGAAGTACAGCAGGAGCAGGGACAAGATCAAACGGCACAACCTAACACCAGTCAGGAACAGCCACAGACGAAAACACCTGTAGAAAAGTCATCGACTTCTTCTTGGTTGTCCTTTTTAAAGCTCGGAGCCATGCACATTCTTACAGGCTATGATCACTTATTATTCCTATTAGCCCTGTTACTTAGAAAGCAAACCTTTAAACAATACGCCGGAATTGTAACCGCCTTCACTATTGCCCATAGCATCACGCTAAGTCTGGCAACATTAGGCTTGGTAACCGTGCCATCTCGGTTTGTAGAAGCAACCATTGCCTTTAGTATTTGTTATGTGGCCTTAGAGAACATTTTTAGAAAAGAAATCCGTCACCGCTGGAGCATTACCTTCCTGTTTGGTTTAATCCATGGTCTTGGGTTTGCGACGTTGTTAAAAGAAATGGCCATTTCAAAAAGCCATCTAGCTGTTGCTCTACTGAACTTCAACCTAGGGATCGAAGCGGTTCAGCTTACGCTTGTGCTATTGCTTCTACCAGTACTATCTATCTTATTCAAGTTAAAGCACTCACGTAAAATGGTGACCTACGGTTCATATGCTATCGTTGCGTTAGGAGCGATTTGGTTAGTAGAAAGACTGGTCTCATAA
- a CDS encoding lamin tail domain-containing protein, with amino-acid sequence MKARKRKFKRWTSTFMAALLLISTFLPSGLIGKAYADQANHVVISQVYGAGGNSGAVYTNDFIELYNPTDSDVILDGWSVQYSSSTGTGWSGTSLSGTIKSHGYYLIQEAAGTTVKDKPLPLAPDATGTIGMGGGSGKVVLVKSQTAVSGQYPTGVVDFVGYGTGTVGYEGSGPTKTPTTTLSATRVPYANTTPAKDLGNAWDTDDNANDFALVAPTPRNTASPTEAPMVPVISLQPKGNNIQYVKNDTTTNLVGKADAAEAGSTIKVYESASKGTEIGTGTAAANGSFDINLNKSVASVYVAATQTGLAESAAIQIDAAVASALVAQAKLSYVVTNGVGTLTGNATAAAANAVINVYPNATATPAEKLNTQEVKAGTGGDFSVTINNAPDTVYVTQITSSAKGIMLESVPVSVTKADTTVVSKIADVRVSDSKGQPVNLSKSFTIEGVATVDNQILGTQKQNFYLQDDTAGINIFSTSYTTAYKVTKGDKLRITGSVLYYNGLTEFEPISIEKISEGNAIPVPKSVTILDLNTYAVAEPLEGSLVTVTGKVSATASTPPNYNVTFVDENSKTTTLRVMGATGIKPDTDLETGKSYTVTGVLGQYTTNASATNGYQLYPRDVKDISPVLAVTHTPITEVYKGASVEFAANADGAENVVVYYRATGTSQYTALQMVKGSQGRYTVSLDAANVPQDGFEYYIEATATGQIKTAGSSTAPFAVTLVEDTFGPEITGMTPQDTTKVESTTPEISALINDPSGVDETTVHFFLDGQELLAPTATISKTQVKYTPEADLALGIHTVKVTAKDVKGNLTEKQWTFEIVPRFTGGNHYRGTTHNHTNISHDGAGTPEDALKAGKAHHYDWFAFSDHSHDIDPEKLGTDTVDRKTASGAAVPERSGGAQWQLTKDLAKQYTNSDYVVFPAFEMTSTTWGHSNIFGTDNFIDRNINGKQYQDLNQYYAWVMTYDDIVGQFNHPDMSANAFNNFKPYNKDVDKLFTMLEVGNGSGHYGYANAEGKFYSALDLGWHVAPTYGEDNHEGTWGQINARTVIVADDLSQASLLHSMRNMRVYMEEDPNFTLDVLANGYYMGSTVDSKKLNFSISGSDLVAEAHNDSDYNYLPTSYKSDDRIAKVELISNNGSVVDSITPMTKDFTWSPSYTVTGGQQWFVVKVTQMDGERIYSSPIWSKEESVDVKVNSIDVDGGVIVGGNPAKLVATVANNGTQTISNLKVDFYYDEVKEANFIGTNNISSILSKGSATATATWNSPLVGDHKLIAVVTSLDGLAIGDVKFVSPVKIKEPLGIKVLIDASHGNENTTGDSGTYKDNLKAFTLMLQKEGYTVTENKVAITDEVLSGVKVLVFTHGSALTADERAAITKFVNNGGSLLMAGKANKSVDPTINNTLLSDLGSGIRMNNDGVFDDSKTGNFWSDPAVSPWAVRVHLGLVSNYVTDRASIVEYFSGASLSGPNNQPLVPNDKLVVLGKGNETTYQGNVKGGYTYDAVSDATGGSAIPLIASEEIGAKGRIIVTGMNLINDKQMDESFAPKGNDELALNSVNWLANRETKVTKIADARKLAEDTDVVVEGTVTTGSGVFFDAFNLQDETGGIMAYLEIPDGALKPGDKVRVYGHIKKFDNNIELEFTSFEKDVIKTGSGDPLQPTLVPTGEATSAANQGFLVKVKGTVVSKFDDNSYVINDGSGDVLVFTDGYIVNQSNVPVPALEKGDTLEAVGLSGAFAQGTRIRVRDTRELVGTKAPIAPGTGKVVIGNTPAASITFSLHSTGENEVWYDFTTDAKGEFTHNLPDGTYKVEGIWVDPTWYPLGKMFTIKDGLLNGTSQFMIDALDYEIPTQDQGKWNVGGTLVNDTKALANITFSVHSGDNWYDAKTDKNGKFAFNLPDGSYVVDGIWVDAENKWYELNQTFTVKDGKLEGATDLTIDVKPAQVNLNVTGTLKNGTKVFSNTVFSVHTTTGTEKWYDATTDANGNFEMKLADGTYKIEGIWSAAEGKWYVLGKEFTVSGATVQNFDVLTDGPVAETPNVTGVLTKGTTALSNITFSIHTTTGEEKWYDITTDANGNFGFKLPNGTYKLEGIWLDSEGHWYNLQKEFTVDGTNQLNVDVLAGN; translated from the coding sequence ATGAAGGCGAGGAAAAGGAAGTTTAAGCGTTGGACAAGCACGTTCATGGCAGCGCTCCTTTTGATCAGCACCTTTTTGCCAAGTGGTTTAATTGGCAAAGCCTATGCGGATCAGGCGAATCATGTCGTTATTTCTCAAGTCTATGGCGCAGGCGGCAACAGTGGGGCCGTTTATACAAATGATTTCATTGAATTGTACAACCCTACCGACAGTGATGTCATTCTAGACGGATGGTCTGTACAATATTCTAGTAGTACAGGTACAGGTTGGTCAGGTACCAGTTTATCTGGAACCATCAAATCTCATGGATACTATTTAATCCAAGAAGCAGCCGGTACAACAGTGAAGGACAAGCCACTTCCGTTAGCACCAGATGCGACAGGAACAATCGGAATGGGTGGCGGCTCAGGTAAAGTTGTTTTAGTTAAGTCTCAAACAGCTGTATCTGGTCAATATCCTACTGGGGTAGTAGATTTTGTAGGTTATGGAACGGGAACAGTCGGTTATGAAGGATCCGGTCCAACTAAAACTCCTACGACAACACTAAGTGCGACGCGTGTACCGTATGCAAATACAACACCAGCAAAAGATTTAGGAAATGCATGGGATACGGATGATAATGCAAATGACTTTGCTTTAGTCGCTCCAACTCCTAGAAATACAGCAAGCCCAACGGAAGCACCAATGGTTCCGGTCATCAGCTTGCAACCTAAAGGAAACAACATTCAATATGTAAAAAATGATACGACAACAAATTTAGTTGGTAAGGCTGATGCAGCTGAAGCCGGTTCTACAATTAAGGTATATGAAAGCGCATCCAAAGGAACGGAGATTGGAACAGGTACAGCGGCAGCAAATGGCTCTTTCGATATCAACTTAAATAAAAGTGTAGCCTCTGTCTATGTTGCAGCTACACAAACGGGACTAGCTGAAAGTGCTGCTATCCAAATTGATGCAGCAGTAGCAAGTGCACTCGTTGCACAAGCGAAACTAAGCTATGTTGTAACAAATGGTGTTGGAACGCTAACTGGTAACGCGACTGCAGCAGCAGCAAATGCTGTAATCAATGTATATCCAAATGCCACAGCCACACCAGCTGAAAAATTAAATACACAAGAAGTAAAAGCAGGCACTGGTGGAGATTTCTCCGTAACGATTAACAACGCTCCTGACACAGTGTATGTAACACAAATTACGAGCTCTGCAAAGGGTATCATGCTTGAAAGTGTTCCTGTATCTGTTACAAAAGCAGACACAACTGTAGTGTCAAAAATTGCAGACGTTCGCGTATCGGATTCAAAAGGACAACCGGTCAACCTAAGCAAGTCCTTCACGATCGAAGGGGTAGCGACCGTTGATAACCAAATCCTTGGAACACAAAAACAGAACTTCTATCTTCAAGACGATACAGCAGGGATCAATATCTTCAGTACATCTTACACGACAGCATATAAGGTAACAAAAGGCGATAAATTACGCATCACGGGTAGCGTCCTTTACTACAACGGTTTAACAGAATTTGAACCGATTTCCATTGAGAAAATTAGTGAAGGAAATGCCATTCCTGTACCAAAAAGCGTAACTATTCTTGATTTAAATACGTATGCAGTGGCTGAGCCACTAGAAGGCAGCCTTGTAACGGTTACGGGTAAAGTATCCGCTACAGCAAGCACGCCTCCAAACTACAATGTTACATTTGTAGATGAAAACAGTAAAACAACGACTCTAAGGGTCATGGGAGCAACTGGTATTAAGCCAGACACAGACCTTGAAACAGGTAAGAGTTACACTGTAACAGGTGTCTTAGGGCAATACACAACGAATGCCTCTGCGACAAATGGATACCAACTATATCCACGTGACGTGAAGGATATTTCTCCAGTATTAGCAGTCACACATACACCGATCACTGAAGTATACAAAGGCGCAAGTGTAGAGTTTGCAGCCAATGCTGATGGGGCAGAAAATGTTGTTGTCTACTATCGTGCAACAGGCACAAGCCAATATACTGCTCTTCAAATGGTGAAAGGCAGCCAAGGTCGTTACACAGTATCATTGGATGCTGCGAATGTGCCTCAAGATGGATTTGAATATTACATTGAAGCAACAGCAACAGGCCAAATCAAAACAGCGGGCTCTAGCACAGCACCTTTCGCTGTTACATTAGTAGAAGATACTTTTGGCCCTGAAATTACAGGTATGACACCACAGGACACAACAAAGGTTGAAAGTACAACACCTGAAATCTCAGCGTTAATCAACGATCCAAGCGGTGTGGATGAAACAACTGTTCATTTCTTCTTAGACGGACAAGAGTTATTAGCACCAACAGCAACTATTAGCAAAACACAGGTGAAATATACGCCAGAAGCAGACCTTGCACTAGGTATTCACACAGTGAAGGTTACAGCTAAGGACGTAAAAGGCAACCTGACTGAGAAACAATGGACATTCGAAATCGTGCCTCGTTTCACAGGTGGTAATCACTACCGTGGTACAACGCACAACCACACAAACATTTCTCACGATGGTGCGGGTACACCTGAAGATGCTTTAAAAGCAGGGAAAGCCCATCATTATGATTGGTTCGCATTCTCCGACCACTCACATGATATTGACCCTGAAAAATTAGGGACAGACACAGTTGACCGTAAAACAGCATCAGGTGCAGCAGTACCAGAACGTTCTGGTGGCGCACAATGGCAATTAACAAAAGATCTTGCTAAGCAATACACAAACAGCGACTATGTTGTTTTCCCAGCGTTTGAAATGACTTCAACTACTTGGGGTCACTCAAATATCTTTGGAACAGACAATTTTATAGACAGAAATATCAATGGTAAGCAATACCAAGACTTAAATCAGTACTATGCATGGGTAATGACATACGATGATATCGTTGGTCAATTCAACCACCCAGACATGTCTGCGAATGCATTTAATAACTTCAAACCATACAATAAAGACGTAGATAAGTTATTCACTATGTTAGAAGTAGGTAATGGTTCAGGACACTATGGCTATGCAAATGCGGAAGGTAAGTTCTACTCTGCACTAGATTTAGGCTGGCACGTGGCTCCAACTTATGGTGAAGATAACCATGAAGGAACTTGGGGACAAATTAATGCTCGTACAGTAATCGTTGCAGATGACCTTTCTCAAGCATCATTATTACACTCTATGCGTAATATGCGTGTGTACATGGAAGAAGATCCAAACTTCACACTAGATGTTTTAGCAAATGGTTACTACATGGGTTCAACAGTTGATAGCAAAAAATTAAACTTTAGCATTTCTGGTAGCGACTTAGTGGCAGAAGCACATAATGATAGCGACTATAACTATCTTCCAACTTCTTATAAGTCAGATGACAGAATTGCAAAAGTAGAACTAATCTCTAATAATGGAAGCGTAGTAGATTCTATTACGCCAATGACGAAAGATTTCACTTGGTCTCCATCTTACACAGTAACAGGCGGACAGCAATGGTTCGTGGTTAAAGTAACACAAATGGATGGCGAAAGAATCTATTCTTCTCCAATCTGGTCAAAAGAAGAGTCAGTCGATGTAAAAGTAAACAGCATTGACGTAGACGGTGGTGTTATTGTTGGCGGCAACCCAGCTAAATTAGTAGCAACAGTTGCGAATAATGGTACACAAACCATTTCAAATCTTAAAGTAGACTTCTATTATGATGAAGTAAAAGAAGCAAACTTTATTGGAACAAACAATATTTCATCGATCTTATCAAAAGGTTCAGCAACAGCGACTGCAACCTGGAATAGCCCGTTAGTGGGTGATCACAAGTTGATTGCGGTTGTCACCTCTTTAGATGGTCTAGCTATTGGTGATGTGAAGTTTGTTTCACCGGTGAAAATTAAAGAACCACTTGGCATTAAAGTATTAATCGACGCCTCTCACGGAAACGAAAATACGACAGGTGACAGCGGAACATACAAGGATAACTTAAAAGCCTTCACACTTATGCTTCAAAAAGAAGGGTATACTGTTACTGAAAATAAAGTAGCAATCACTGATGAAGTATTAAGCGGTGTGAAAGTATTAGTATTTACACATGGTTCAGCATTGACTGCTGACGAAAGAGCAGCAATAACAAAGTTTGTAAATAATGGCGGTTCTTTATTAATGGCTGGTAAGGCTAACAAGAGTGTTGACCCAACCATCAATAATACCCTTCTATCAGATTTAGGCTCTGGCATTCGCATGAACAACGATGGAGTCTTTGATGATAGTAAAACAGGAAACTTCTGGTCCGATCCGGCAGTAAGCCCATGGGCGGTACGGGTTCATCTAGGCTTAGTCTCTAACTATGTTACAGATAGAGCATCAATTGTGGAATATTTCAGTGGCGCTAGCTTATCCGGTCCTAACAATCAGCCGTTAGTACCAAATGATAAATTAGTCGTTCTTGGAAAGGGTAACGAAACCACTTATCAAGGTAACGTCAAGGGTGGTTACACATATGACGCCGTATCTGATGCAACAGGCGGTTCAGCTATTCCATTAATTGCCTCAGAAGAAATCGGCGCTAAGGGACGTATCATCGTAACTGGTATGAACTTAATCAATGATAAGCAGATGGATGAGTCATTTGCGCCAAAAGGCAACGACGAATTAGCTCTAAACTCTGTTAACTGGTTAGCAAACCGTGAAACAAAAGTGACGAAGATCGCTGATGCTCGTAAATTAGCTGAAGACACGGATGTAGTAGTAGAAGGAACAGTTACAACTGGATCCGGTGTATTCTTTGACGCATTCAACCTGCAAGATGAAACAGGCGGTATCATGGCATATCTAGAAATTCCAGATGGTGCACTAAAACCAGGCGATAAAGTCCGTGTATATGGCCATATTAAGAAGTTTGATAACAACATTGAGTTAGAGTTTACAAGCTTTGAAAAAGATGTCATTAAAACTGGCTCAGGAGACCCGTTACAACCAACACTAGTTCCTACAGGTGAAGCGACATCAGCTGCTAACCAAGGATTCCTAGTGAAGGTAAAAGGTACCGTGGTATCTAAGTTTGACGATAACTCTTACGTGATCAACGACGGTTCTGGTGATGTACTAGTATTTACAGATGGTTATATCGTGAACCAATCGAATGTACCGGTACCAGCTCTTGAAAAAGGTGACACGTTAGAAGCGGTAGGATTATCTGGTGCATTTGCACAGGGTACTCGTATCCGTGTAAGAGACACAAGAGAATTAGTAGGAACGAAAGCGCCGATTGCTCCAGGAACAGGTAAAGTAGTGATTGGCAACACGCCAGCAGCTTCGATTACTTTCAGCTTACACAGCACAGGCGAAAACGAAGTTTGGTACGATTTTACAACAGATGCAAAAGGTGAATTTACACATAACCTTCCAGATGGCACCTATAAAGTAGAAGGAATTTGGGTAGATCCAACTTGGTATCCACTTGGTAAGATGTTTACGATTAAAGATGGCTTATTAAATGGCACAAGCCAATTCATGATTGATGCTCTAGACTACGAGATTCCTACTCAAGATCAAGGAAAATGGAATGTAGGCGGAACATTAGTCAACGATACAAAGGCGTTAGCAAACATTACGTTCAGTGTTCATTCCGGTGACAACTGGTATGATGCAAAAACTGATAAAAACGGAAAGTTTGCTTTCAATTTACCGGATGGCAGCTACGTAGTAGATGGTATTTGGGTAGATGCAGAAAACAAGTGGTATGAATTAAACCAAACGTTCACAGTGAAGGACGGCAAGCTTGAAGGTGCAACAGATCTTACGATCGATGTGAAACCAGCTCAAGTGAACCTGAATGTGACTGGAACGTTGAAAAATGGTACAAAAGTATTCAGTAACACAGTCTTCAGTGTTCATACAACAACAGGCACTGAAAAATGGTATGACGCAACAACGGATGCAAACGGTAACTTTGAAATGAAGCTTGCAGACGGTACGTATAAGATAGAAGGAATTTGGTCAGCAGCAGAAGGCAAATGGTATGTTCTTGGTAAAGAATTTACAGTTTCCGGCGCGACTGTTCAAAACTTCGATGTCTTAACTGACGGACCAGTAGCAGAAACTCCAAACGTAACCGGTGTCCTAACAAAAGGAACCACAGCTTTATCCAATATCACATTCAGTATTCACACGACTACTGGTGAAGAGAAATGGTACGATATCACAACAGACGCAAACGGAAACTTTGGTTTCAAACTACCAAACGGTACGTATAAACTAGAGGGCATTTGGCTTGATAGCGAAGGACATTGGTATAACCTCCAAAAGGAATTTACCGTGGACGGAACGAATCAGTTGAATGTGGATGTTTTGGCTGGGAACTAA